The Egibacteraceae bacterium genome has a window encoding:
- a CDS encoding helix-turn-helix transcriptional regulator produces MAPLRMYVYGLTEREQDVTRLVLQGASTADIARHLFVSPHTVQQHLKAVFDKTGVRSRFSRAGAGILAARPARPACPGVVRADPQCRGRRILAASAHGLPACGGGTPHAEDGRGEA; encoded by the coding sequence ATGGCGCCGCTGCGCATGTATGTCTACGGACTGACCGAGCGGGAGCAGGACGTGACCCGCCTCGTGCTGCAGGGCGCCTCCACCGCCGACATCGCCCGGCACCTCTTCGTGTCGCCCCACACCGTCCAGCAGCACCTGAAGGCCGTGTTCGACAAGACCGGCGTCCGCAGCCGGTTTTCCCGCGCGGGCGCGGGAATCTTGGCTGCTCGTCCCGCCCGTCCCGCGTGCCCAGGTGTCGTGCGTGCCGATCCGCAATGTAGAGGGCGGAGGATCCTGGCTGCCTCCGCCCACGGTCTTCCCGCCTGTGGCGGAGGGACACCTCACGCCGAGGACGGCCGAGGTGAAGCCTGA
- a CDS encoding class I SAM-dependent methyltransferase, producing the protein MADGHDPVAGGVLVGAMWSYAATVLYPAQALKRTLGLRSRVTGEDPVSVPRPGLGPRFSVACPDPVVLDGGSRHDHLVAAFDQMAEIYEAYVQPFSRPIVDEALDVLAPLLPSDARVLDLGCGPGRELQRLAGLVPRGEVVGVDLAAGMVVTAHRAARAHGLDHTAFFQADAGDLPPTFAGAFDAAFTCLAHHHFPEPARTAAAVRESLRPGGIYAIVDPGPAWYNAASAPLARRTDPGWVGFHTPDEFRGLLADAGFARASWREVLPGFGLVLAQRAPAEAGGGEAG; encoded by the coding sequence ATGGCGGACGGCCACGACCCCGTCGCTGGCGGCGTCCTCGTCGGCGCGATGTGGTCGTACGCCGCCACGGTGCTGTACCCCGCGCAGGCGCTGAAGCGGACCCTCGGGCTGCGCAGCCGTGTGACGGGCGAGGACCCCGTCTCCGTGCCCCGGCCGGGGCTCGGACCGCGGTTCTCGGTCGCGTGCCCGGACCCGGTGGTGCTCGACGGCGGGAGCCGCCACGACCACCTCGTCGCCGCCTTCGACCAGATGGCGGAGATCTACGAGGCGTACGTCCAGCCCTTCTCCCGCCCCATCGTCGACGAGGCGCTCGACGTGCTGGCCCCGCTGCTCCCGTCGGACGCGCGGGTGCTCGACCTCGGGTGCGGCCCGGGTCGCGAGCTGCAGCGCCTCGCCGGTCTCGTACCGCGCGGCGAGGTCGTCGGCGTCGACCTCGCCGCGGGCATGGTCGTCACCGCGCACCGCGCCGCACGCGCGCACGGGCTCGACCACACCGCCTTTTTTCAGGCCGACGCCGGGGACCTCCCGCCAACGTTCGCCGGCGCCTTCGACGCCGCGTTCACCTGCCTCGCCCACCACCACTTCCCGGAGCCCGCGCGAACGGCCGCGGCCGTGCGGGAGAGCCTGCGGCCCGGAGGCATCTACGCCATCGTCGACCCGGGACCCGCCTGGTACAACGCCGCGAGCGCCCCCCTGGCCCGCCGGACCGACCCCGGATGGGTCGGCTTCCACACCCCCGACGAGTTCCGTGGGCTGCTGGCCGACGCCGGGTTCGCCCGCGCCTCCTGGCGCGAGGTGCTGCCCGGCTTCGGGCTCGTCCTCGCCCAGCGGGCGCCCGCGGAGGCGGGCGGCGGCGAGGCGGGATGA